One window from the genome of Pelodictyon luteolum DSM 273 encodes:
- a CDS encoding type II secretion system F family protein, translating into MAQYLIPFLAFEAALLLTLLLYWAWARYLSAGSKTKKQRLQTVRDAVHSDGKRSGGMQNAQKDSAIEKWLRGRFKAYVQLENLVLRAHGPLTTRRIMILMSTLFTGVMALGLLRHTHPLLTLVVAAAVAGMPVLWLMQLADRRLRAFEDKLPEALDHISRALRAGHSLAPAMGMVGQEFGEPIGYEFKIVFDEIGFGIPFKEAIGRLAERMQSTDLNFFVISLTIQHETGGNLTELFDGLARTIRHRIKLRGKIRTLSSEGRASGWVLGSMPFVLMMVLSLINPEYISLLWTTSRGNNLMLIGAGLMSVGFVVLKRIVQIKV; encoded by the coding sequence ATGGCACAGTACCTGATCCCCTTCCTTGCATTCGAGGCCGCACTGCTCCTGACGCTCCTGCTCTACTGGGCATGGGCCCGGTACTTAAGCGCCGGCAGCAAGACGAAAAAGCAGCGCCTGCAGACTGTCCGAGACGCTGTTCACAGCGATGGAAAACGGAGCGGCGGCATGCAGAATGCCCAGAAAGACAGCGCAATTGAAAAATGGCTGCGTGGGCGCTTCAAAGCATACGTTCAGCTTGAAAACCTTGTACTGCGAGCTCATGGTCCTCTCACTACCCGTCGCATCATGATCCTCATGAGCACCCTGTTTACGGGGGTGATGGCGTTGGGCCTTCTCCGCCATACCCACCCCCTGCTCACGCTGGTGGTTGCCGCAGCCGTCGCCGGCATGCCGGTCCTATGGCTGATGCAACTGGCCGACCGACGCCTCCGGGCTTTCGAGGACAAGCTGCCCGAAGCGCTTGACCATATCTCACGCGCACTGCGTGCAGGCCACAGCCTCGCTCCGGCCATGGGCATGGTTGGCCAGGAGTTCGGGGAACCGATAGGCTACGAGTTCAAGATTGTCTTTGATGAAATCGGTTTCGGCATTCCCTTCAAAGAGGCCATCGGCCGTCTCGCCGAGCGGATGCAGAGCACCGATCTCAACTTCTTCGTCATCTCGCTCACGATCCAGCATGAGACCGGAGGAAACCTCACCGAGCTGTTCGACGGGCTGGCCAGAACGATACGGCACCGCATCAAGCTGCGCGGAAAGATCCGCACCCTTTCATCCGAAGGGCGGGCATCGGGCTGGGTACTCGGAAGCATGCCGTTTGTGCTCATGATGGTCCTCTCGCTCATCAACCCTGAATATATCTCGCTGCTCTGGACCACGTCCCGGGGCAACAATCTCATGCTCATCGGCGCAGGGCTCATGTCCGTAGGATTCGTGGTGCTCAAACGCATCGTCCAGATCAAGGTTTAA
- a CDS encoding CpaF family protein, whose amino-acid sequence MATLKDQVARWSLTSKRVVAPSTPAVPAVEAPPNPTGAQQKTSPAPAPAAKAKAAPGLDFYATKRKLHQKLLTRIDLNSIESLSPEQLRTQLGTLLLELIEEEAIPLNDQERTRLIADLKNEIMGLGPLEPLLADPAISEIMVNGYHNVYIEKKGKIELTDVRFNDDAHLMKIIDKIVSRVGRRIDESSPMVDARLPDGSRVNAIIPPLALDGPILTIRRFSVVPLQMDDIVQKETLTPAVAELLAALVKVKCNIIISGGTGSGKTTLLNILSGYIPADERIVTIEDTAELQFQHDHVIHLETRPPNIEGKGEITMRALVKNTLRMRPDRIVLGEVRSSEVIDMLQAMNTGHDGSLTTIHANSSRDALGRLENLVGMAGISLPTKALRQLIISSIHFIIQISRQSDGSRKITSIQEITGMEGEMITTQEIFSYTRTGTKPDGTVEGLFRATGVRPKVYEKILTYGIQLSEGLFDPDAND is encoded by the coding sequence ATGGCAACGCTTAAAGATCAGGTAGCCCGCTGGAGTCTCACCTCGAAACGGGTTGTGGCTCCCTCAACACCGGCGGTTCCGGCCGTTGAGGCACCGCCAAATCCAACCGGTGCCCAGCAGAAGACTTCACCGGCACCCGCACCGGCGGCAAAAGCCAAAGCCGCCCCGGGACTGGACTTTTATGCGACCAAAAGGAAGCTGCACCAGAAGCTCCTTACCAGAATCGACCTCAACTCCATCGAGAGCCTGAGCCCCGAGCAGCTGCGCACACAGCTCGGAACACTCCTTCTGGAACTCATCGAAGAAGAAGCCATTCCCCTGAACGATCAGGAGCGAACACGACTGATTGCCGACCTCAAAAACGAGATCATGGGTCTCGGCCCCTTGGAGCCCCTCCTTGCCGACCCGGCCATTTCTGAAATCATGGTCAACGGCTATCATAATGTCTATATCGAAAAGAAGGGGAAGATCGAACTGACCGATGTGCGCTTCAACGACGACGCGCACCTCATGAAGATCATCGACAAGATCGTCTCCCGTGTGGGACGACGCATCGATGAATCCAGCCCTATGGTCGATGCCCGCCTCCCCGACGGATCGCGCGTCAACGCCATCATTCCGCCGCTCGCTCTCGACGGCCCGATCCTCACCATCCGGCGCTTTTCGGTGGTGCCGCTGCAGATGGATGACATCGTGCAAAAAGAGACCCTCACGCCTGCCGTTGCAGAACTACTCGCGGCACTCGTCAAGGTCAAGTGCAACATCATCATTTCAGGTGGCACCGGTTCGGGCAAGACCACGCTGCTCAACATCCTCTCGGGCTATATCCCGGCCGATGAACGCATCGTCACCATTGAAGACACTGCCGAGCTGCAGTTCCAGCACGACCACGTCATTCATCTGGAAACCCGCCCGCCGAACATCGAAGGCAAAGGTGAAATCACCATGCGCGCCCTTGTGAAAAACACGCTGCGCATGCGGCCTGACCGCATCGTGCTCGGCGAGGTCCGGAGCAGCGAGGTGATCGATATGCTGCAGGCCATGAACACCGGCCATGACGGCTCCCTTACCACCATTCATGCCAACAGCTCCCGGGATGCGCTCGGCCGCCTCGAAAATCTGGTAGGAATGGCCGGCATCAGCCTGCCGACAAAAGCGCTGCGCCAGCTCATCATCTCGTCGATCCACTTCATCATCCAGATCTCACGGCAGAGTGACGGCAGCCGCAAGATCACGAGCATCCAGGAAATCACCGGCATGGAGGGTGAAATGATCACTACCCAGGAAATCTTCAGCTACACACGCACCGGCACGAAACCGGACGGAACGGTGGAAGGCCTCTTCAGGGCAACGGGTGTGCGCCCCAAAGTGTACGAGAAGATACTCACCTACGGCATCCAGCTCAGCGAGGGACTCTTCGATCCTGACGCCAACGATTAA